In Gadus chalcogrammus isolate NIFS_2021 chromosome 23, NIFS_Gcha_1.0, whole genome shotgun sequence, a genomic segment contains:
- the LOC130377645 gene encoding B-cell receptor CD22-like — MNQGPQLVFSNILSSDSGQYRCVTKNELGKEYAYHPIDVKYGPKLVYINPSPSGEIEEGSSVTLSCSSDANPAAEYTWFKNNQPLHWEPSQPHTFPSVRPEDRGTYRCQAENKYGQLSSNSIFMDVQYAPKTPSVTVSPSGEIEEGSSVTLSCSSDANPAAEYTWFKEHEDSVRESGQNYTINNITSEHGGNYYCQAHNAIGLHNATFLLIQVTSSSSSSSHRAMVAVTTIAVLLATVLLLVFLWMRRKRASSKACGQGGRPDTVEELLPGPVYENVSTLTNHLAPAAQTEPIEEQDDHHYASIHTSRSENQEVPRCWVGSNVQSDQADAVFYSVVNIKRLNTVPG; from the exons ATGAACCAGGGACCACAGCTTGTCTTTAGCAACATCCTGTCTTCAGACTCTGGACAGTATCGCTGTGTCACTAAGAATGAGCTAGGGAAAGAATATGCCTACCACCCTATTGATGTCAAAT ATGGGCCTAAACTCGTATATATTAATCCAagtccctctggtgaaatagaggagggcagttcagtgactctgagctgcagcagtgatgccaacccagcagctgagTACACCTGGTTCAAGAACAACCAACCTCTGCACTGGGAACCAAGTCAACCTCATACCTTCCCCTCAGTCCGCCCTGAAGACAGAGGAACGTACCGCTGTCAGGCAGAGAACAAATATGGACAACTGAGCTCTAACTCAATATTCATGGATGTCCAGT acgctccaaagaccccctcagtgaccgtgagtccctctggtgaaatagaggagggcagttcagtgactctgagctgcagcagtgatgccaacccagcagccGAGTACACCTGGTTCAAGGAACATGAAGACTCAGTGAGAGAATCAGGACAGAACTACACCATCAATAATATCACATCTGAGCATGGAGGAAACTATTACTGCCAAGCCCATAATGCAATCGGACTTCATAATGCTACCTTTTTGTTAATCCAAG tgacatcatcatcatcatcatcatctcatcgaGCAATGGTAGCTGTAACAACCATTGCTGTCCTACTGGCCACCgtactcctcctcgtcttcctctggATGAG AAGAAAGAGGGCCTCCAGTAAAGCAtgtggacagggaggaaggccagatactgtggaggag CTACTACCAGGTCCTGTGTATGAAAACGTCTCAACTCTGACCAATCACTTGGCTCCTGCAGCACAGACAGAACCAATTGAAGAGCAGGATGACCATCACTATGCCAGCATCCATACCTCTCGTTCAGAGAACCAGGAAGTCCCTCGCTGTTGGGTTGGCTCTAATGTCCAATCAGACCAAGCAGATGCTGTCTTTTACTCTGTGGTCAACATTAAGAGACTAAACACTGTCCCTGGGTAA